From the Daucus carota subsp. sativus chromosome 8, DH1 v3.0, whole genome shotgun sequence genome, one window contains:
- the LOC108198052 gene encoding uncharacterized protein LOC108198052, whose translation MEQTARTKRGFSSPEGAEEQDTFVEKRPKTLVKQEEDDGDLLAWLNMDDDSAIELYKIFETEFVAPPPFKLKISSTPFSSPKIFQASASYITINSNGDESCGSSFSDANSSVMASVDLGCLCFDSGKSGIMEHGGARDKVVVARESVSEGDGQMDGRKSGFDFDDDMLASFLGEDFVGTN comes from the coding sequence ATGGAGCAAACAGCAAGAACCAAACGTGGATTTTCATCTCCAGAAGGTGCCGAAGAACAAGATACCTTCGTCGAAAAACGACCAAAAACTCTGGTGAAGCAAGAAGAAGACGACGGAGACTTGCTGGCATGGCTCAACATGGACGATGACTCAGCCATTGAGCTCTATAAGATCTTCGAAACCGAGTTCGTTGCTCCACCTCCCTTCAAACTGAAAATCTCATCCACGCCGTTTAGCTCGCCGAAGATATTTCAGGCGTCGGCGTCAtacattactataaatagtaacgGTGATGAGTCATGTGGGTCCTCCTTTTCTGACGCTAACTCGTCGGTCATGGCAAGTGTTGACTTAGGTTGTCTTTGTTTTGATAGTGGGAAGAGTGGAATAATGGAACACGGCGGCGCGCGTGATAAGGTTGTGGTGGCACGTGAGAGTGTGAGTGAAGGGGATGGTCAGATGGATGGTAGGAaaagtgggtttgattttgATGATGACATGCTGGCAAGTTTTTTGGGTGAAGATTTTGTGGGGACCAATTGA